AATAAATGCAACACCCTGCGATGTCGTCGTGGTAGGTACGCCGATCGACTTAAGAAGAATTGTAAAGATTAACAAGTCAGCCGTTTATGTTAGATATGAACTTCAGGAAGTAGGTTCACCGAACTTAGAGGAGATACTTAACAAACATTTCCCACCTAAATAGCGAGGGAAAAACTTGAACGAAGAAAGTACCTCAAGAATACAAATAAAATTTATAATAGATGGAATAGGCGAAGCAGAAGGAGAATTAATACGTTACTTGGCTCCAAGAACCGTAGACGCCATAGTTAATCGGCTTCCAATTGAAGGAAGAGCCGCTCTGTGGAAGGAAGAAGTCTACTTTGAAATTCCAGTTAAAATGGGTGAGGAAAAAGCGAAATCTACGGTTGAAACTGGAACAATTGCCTACTGGCCTATGGGAAGCGCGCTCTGCATATTTTACGGTTCATCACAACCCTACAGCCCAGTAAACGTTGTTGGAAGGATAACTAAAAACCTAGAAATTTTCAAGCAAGTGAAGAGTGGAACTAAAATCCGAGTTGAAATTTTATAAATTTAAAATCATATTTTCAAAAATTAACTGTGTTCTCTTATTTTTAATTCATAAAATCTTTAAAAACTTGTAGAAAACTTTCCAGCGAAGGTTCAACTCAATGCGAGCAACCGTTTCGGTTCTGTTACTTACGTTTATTACGGCAGTTAGCGCAGGCTTCCTTGTTTATCCATGGATTATGAGCTTCTTCAACAAAATTAGCACAACATTTCCTCAGAATTACCTTTACGTAAAAGAAACTCAAATAGATAATTCACATCTGAAGTTAGTTCTTGAAAATTCAGGGCAAGTTCCAATTGAAGTTTTCTCTGTAAAAGTGAACAATAATCCGGCGAAAGATGTGGATTTAGAACTCTTACCCGGTAGAAGTGCAAATCTAACCGTTGAGGGAGTCTATTCCAAAGGAAACACGTATCTAGTCCAAATTTTTTACAAAACCTACACGCTAACAAACAAGTTAGAAGTAACGATTAGATACGATTAATCTTAAAAGCTAATTATTCCGTTTTGTCAATAACGTTTAGGAGACGATTATATGGGATTTAAAGCTGTTCATTACACCGAAGTTAAAGTTGAGGAAGTTAAAGAAGAAGGATTCAAAGGAGTAACTGTAAGATGGCTAGTATCAAAGGAAGACGGCGCAGAAAATTTCGCTATGAGATGCTTTGAAATAAAACCTGGTGGGAAAACTGCTTTTCACTCTCACGACTGGGAGCATGAAGTCTTCGTCCTAAACGGTACGGGAAAAGTTAGATGCAACAACACAGTAAAGGAGATTAAACCCGGCTACGTAGTCTTTATTCCAGCTAATTGCCCCCACAACTTTGAAAATTCCGGCGAAGAAATTCTGAGATTTCTATGTTTAATTCCATATAAGAAGTAAAATTTTCTTTTGTATCTTTGTTGTACATTTAAACGGAAAAATTTATTAAATATTCCGATACAAGATATATATCGGAAATAGACCTATTCGCAAAGTGAACACCAATGTTCGGAGCAATAATTTTCATAATATTCTTCGCAATCTTCACAACAGCCTCTATACTGCTCCCAGTCCAATTTTTCCCCGGAAGCCTACTAGAAAATCTGGCAATAATCCCTGACGAATACGAACAATACGTTTCCGCTATAACCAACGGCCTAATCTACAGTACAATAATATGGCTAATATCCTTGGCAATAAACAAAAAAATAAAGGAAGAATAATGCCAAATTCCTCAGCAAAGCATTTTAGGACATATCATAACTCTTAATTTTGATGAAAATGAGGAAATATGAAATAAAATTGAGACCCATAGGCTTTGTGAGAAAGAATTCTCAGAAAAATGAAACATCCAAAATCGTATTGTTTGATGAATTCAAGGAGGGATTAGAAGGGCTTAAAGATTTTTCCCACGCTTTCATAATCTTTTGGATGCATAAAGTATCTGAAGGGCAAAGGAAAATTTTGAAGGTTTATCCGAGAGGAAAACCAGAACTACCTTTAACCGGTGTTTTTGCAACTCGTTCACCTGCTAGACCCAACCCTATAGGATTAACTCTAGTTAGAATTCTGAAAGTTGAAGGGAACATTTTAACGGTCAAAGGGTTAGACGCCTTTGACATGACCCCTGTTTTAGATATAAAACCCTTTGGAAGAAGAAGTTTTAACGAAGAAGTTAGAGTTCCGGAATGGTGGAAGAGAATGAAAAACAGGGCTTAAATTTGTTGATTTCATTCAACTTGGCTGGTTAAGCATGAAAGGAAGCCTGTCAGCCTTATTATGCTTCCACAAACGTTACATCGGATTATAAGTTCTTCAAGTTCTTCTCCTTTCATTTTCGTCTCAATGATGCTGTAGACAGTTTCTGTTTCATCGTCTGGAGATATCAATGCGCCACATTTCGGACATGGAAATGATCCGTCACCCTCTATCTCCATCAAATTAA
Above is a genomic segment from Candidatus Bathyarchaeota archaeon containing:
- the tsaA gene encoding tRNA (N6-threonylcarbamoyladenosine(37)-N6)-methyltransferase TrmO — encoded protein: MRKYEIKLRPIGFVRKNSQKNETSKIVLFDEFKEGLEGLKDFSHAFIIFWMHKVSEGQRKILKVYPRGKPELPLTGVFATRSPARPNPIGLTLVRILKVEGNILTVKGLDAFDMTPVLDIKPFGRRSFNEEVRVPEWWKRMKNRA
- a CDS encoding cupin domain-containing protein; the encoded protein is MGFKAVHYTEVKVEEVKEEGFKGVTVRWLVSKEDGAENFAMRCFEIKPGGKTAFHSHDWEHEVFVLNGTGKVRCNNTVKEIKPGYVVFIPANCPHNFENSGEEILRFLCLIPYKK